The Pseudoxanthomonas suwonensis sequence GGTGAGGAATCGTGCGGCCAGGTTCATGCGTGCCTCCAGTGGAAGACCTCCTCCACCCCGACGCCGAACGCGCGGGCGATGCGGAAGGCCAGTTCCAGCGACGGAGCATAGCGCCCCGCCTCCAGCGCGATGATGGTCTGCCGGGTGACGCCGCACGCGTCGGCCAGTGCCTGCTGGGTCATCTCGCCGCGCTCGAAGCGCCAGCGGCGGATGTCGTTGCCGACCGGCGTCGCGCTCATGGGTGGTCGCGCCGGTACGAGACCGCCACCACCAGGTGCGCCACTACATTGGCCGCGATCACGCCCAGAACCAGCACGCCGGACAGCCGCAGCGGCTGCGCCAGCAGCAGCTCGCGCAGCGGCGCGATCGCCAGCGCGACCGCCACGCCCACCATCCAGGCGCTGGCGGCCAGGCGGAAGCCGCGGTCGCCGCGGGCCAGGAACGCGTGGTCGCGTTCGTCCTCCAGTATCCGCCTCGGCCGCGCCTCGTCGTAGAGGGCCCGGCGGCGGAAACCCCAGGACAAGGCCAGGACCGGTACCACCGCCGCGAACGGGAACAGGCGCCCCGGTCCGACCACCACGGCGATGGCGGTGAACAGGCCCAGCCCGGCCATGCCGGCGGCCCAGTTGCGCGCGAAGCGCTCGCCGAAGGCAGGTTCGCGGGCGCTCATGCCCGCGCTCCCCGCCGGTCGGCCAGGTACATCCACGCCGTGGCCGCGTATTCCACCAGCCAGTGCCACATCAGCGCGAACACCAGCAGGTTGGCGATCATGAAATGCGTGGCCCATTGCAGCCGTTCCCAGGGCGAGAAGCCCAGCATCACCGCGATGCCGATCACGCAGGACACCAGCGCACCGCGGCCCCAGGCGGCGGCCCTGGCTTCGATCTCGCGGTCGCGCTCGTCCTCCTCGACCCGGCCTTTCCAGCGCGCGGACAGAACCCAGGTCAGCACCGTCCACACCACCAATAGCAACACCAGGCTGCGCACCACCGCGCCGGCGGCTGGATCGCCCCAGTCGGTGCCGGAGAACACGTGGATGCGGGACAGGAAATAGACCACGCCCAGCAGCATGAAGCCGGTGCCGATCCAGGCCCTCCATTCGGCCGGCGACGCGCCCTCCAGGCGCTCGCGCGGGACCCGCGACAGCAGCAGCAGCGCGGCGACCGTGCCGGCCACCAGCACCGCCATGCCCAGTGGACCGGGATCGATGCCGAGCAGGGTCCGCGGCCCGGCGAGCATCGCCCACAGGCCGAAGGCCACCAGCGGCAGCAGCAGGATCCAGAGCTTCTTCACCACCATGTTCATCGGGTAATCTCCACCGGACACAATGTAATATTCACATTACATCGTCACGAGCCGATGTCAAGTACACATTACATCCGCTTGTAAGCTCCCCGGCCCGGCACCATCTCGGCGCCATCCCCACCTCCGGACACCCCCATGGCCGACCTGCCCCACGTCATCGACGTCACCACCGACACCTTCGAAACCGAAGTGCTGCAGCAGTCGCTGCAGACACCGGTGCTGGTCGATTTCTGGGCGACCTGGTGCGGGCCGTGCAAGTCGCTGACCCCGATCCTGGAGAAGCTGGCCGGCGAATACGGCGGCGCCTTCGTCCTGGCCAAGGTCGACGTCGACCAGGAGCAGCAGATCGCCGCCGCGTTCCAGATCCGCTCGGTGCCGACCGTGTTCCTGCTGGTCGGCGGGCAGCCAGTGGACGCCTTCCAGGGCGCACTGCCTGAGGGCCAGCTGCGCCAGTTCCTGCAGCAGCACGGGATCGAACCGCTGGCGGACACGATCGCCGAACCGGAGGAACTGGCCCCGCTCGACCCGCACGCCGAGGTGGTGCGCCTGCGCAAGGCCGCGGAGGCCGAACCGGACAAGGACGAACTGAAGCTGGACCTGGCGTTGGCGCTGCTGAAGACCGGCGCCGCCGGCGAAGCCGAGCAGCTGCTCGACGCGCTGCCGGCCAACCTGGCCACCGACGACCGCAGCGTGCGCGCCCGCGCGCGGCTGGGCTTCGCCGCGCTGCTCAAGGACGCCCCGCCGGCGGCGGTGCTGGAACAGGCCATCGCCGCCAACGCCGACGACCTCAAGGCCCGCCACCTGCTGGCCGTGCACCACCTGGTCGGCGGCGACGCGGCGAGCGGGCTGGAGCAGCTGATCGAGATGCTGCGCCGCGACCGCGGCTACGAAGACGGCCTGCCGAAGAAGGCGCTGATCGACGCCTTCCGCATCGTCGAGGACGAGGACCTGGTCGGGCAGTACCGGCGGAAGATGGCGTCGCTGCTGTTCTGAGTCTCGGGCGGTGCGTGGCCAACGCTGCGGCACGCTTCCGCGTACCCGGCGGGCACGCCGCTGGCTTCTGTTCTTGCCGTCGTCCCGGCGAAAGCCGGGACCCAGTGACTTCCGTGCGCCCCGGTTACCGAATCAAACGGCCAAGTCGCTGGGTCCCGGCTTTCGCCGGGACGACGGAGCGAGGGATACCCGCCACCCCGTGACAACCGGCATTGTCCGTGCGCTTGCACATCGCGTGCCGCCACACGCTACATCCCGCGGAACCGGTGCAGGAACGCGCCACTGACCGGCAGCCGCTCCGCATGGCCCTTCAGGCTCAGGCTGTGCCGGCCCAGCTCGTTCTTCGACACCCGGTCGATCGCCTGCACCCGCACCACCGTGCCGCGGTGCACCTGCCAGAACTCGTCCGGATCCAGCCCGGCCAGCAGCTCCTTGAGCGGGGTGCGGATCACGCCTTCTCCGTCGGCCGTCACCACCCGCACGTACTTCTCCTGCGCCTGGAAGAACAGCACCTCGCCGATGCCGATCATGCGCACGCTGTCGCCGGCGCTGGCGGTGATCCAGCGGATCAGCCGCTCGCCCTGCGGACGCAGCCGCGATTCCAGGTCGTCGATCAGCGCGCGCAGGTCCGGCCCGCCGGTCCGGGCCCGGCGTTCGTCCAGGCGTCCACGCACGCGCGCCACCGCCTGCTCCAGTCGCGCCGGCTGCACCGGCTTGAGCAGGTAGTCGGCCGCGCCGGCCTCGAAGGCGCGCACCGCGTAGTCGTCGTAGGCGGTGGTGAACACCACCAGCCCGCCCCGTTCCACCACCGCGCGCGCCACGTCCAATCCGCTCACGCCCGGCATGCGGATGTCCAGGAAGGCGACCGCCGGCCGCTGCGCTTCGACCGCCTCCAGCGCCGACACGCCGTCCTCGCAGACCGCGACGATGTCCAGTTCCGGCCAGGCCTGTTGCAACTGCTCGTGCAGCGCGCGCCGCTGCGGCGCCTCG is a genomic window containing:
- a CDS encoding helix-turn-helix transcriptional regulator; the encoded protein is MSATPVGNDIRRWRFERGEMTQQALADACGVTRQTIIALEAGRYAPSLELAFRIARAFGVGVEEVFHWRHA
- a CDS encoding LytR/AlgR family response regulator transcription factor; protein product: MSAVPAVTALIAEDEAPQRRALHEQLQQAWPELDIVAVCEDGVSALEAVEAQRPAVAFLDIRMPGVSGLDVARAVVERGGLVVFTTAYDDYAVRAFEAGAADYLLKPVQPARLEQAVARVRGRLDERRARTGGPDLRALIDDLESRLRPQGERLIRWITASAGDSVRMIGIGEVLFFQAQEKYVRVVTADGEGVIRTPLKELLAGLDPDEFWQVHRGTVVRVQAIDRVSKNELGRHSLSLKGHAERLPVSGAFLHRFRGM
- the trxA gene encoding thioredoxin, with the translated sequence MADLPHVIDVTTDTFETEVLQQSLQTPVLVDFWATWCGPCKSLTPILEKLAGEYGGAFVLAKVDVDQEQQIAAAFQIRSVPTVFLLVGGQPVDAFQGALPEGQLRQFLQQHGIEPLADTIAEPEELAPLDPHAEVVRLRKAAEAEPDKDELKLDLALALLKTGAAGEAEQLLDALPANLATDDRSVRARARLGFAALLKDAPPAAVLEQAIAANADDLKARHLLAVHHLVGGDAASGLEQLIEMLRRDRGYEDGLPKKALIDAFRIVEDEDLVGQYRRKMASLLF